A section of the Sceloporus undulatus isolate JIND9_A2432 ecotype Alabama chromosome 3, SceUnd_v1.1, whole genome shotgun sequence genome encodes:
- the PDZD7 gene encoding PDZ domain-containing protein 7, producing MAHVPDSFHRDIVFPTHSRGSSSDVSTANRLLLSRQNRLVNGNHRGFRTSSPMGRVILINTPLEANSDESEAINAITVEKSADGKLGFSVRGGSEHGLGIFVSKVEEGSSAEQAGLCVGDKITEVNSVSLENITMGSAVKVLTGNNRLRMVVRRMGKVPGIKFSREKTTWVDVVNRRLIVERSSSALSDTSSEIGRRRIVHLYTTSDDYCLGFNIRGGKEYGLGIYVSKVDPGGLAEQHGIKVGDQVLAANGVKFDDISHSKAVEVLKGQTHIMMTIKETGRFPAYKEMVAEYCWLNRMTNGQLQQLSQTSESSSSVSSYSSGTPFSSINGLFMAPVPNPAQNSMVDIGISAELPVRSHSSERAETAMQTDPLPDAISFTGSLVTETRRIIRPMEILKDTAIRTESSKDSFYLKKHRPLAGKEMTDPSPKTALLLALSRPRQPIKRSQSYLTIYEEKRQRKKEKPVSPEKKTTLKRSKTLMNLFFKTSKSGKPGSAAGSPETPRRAKSPARSEEDKVSVVQKFVSWTLKREKGRPFSPLGSKASLLSSPHHNDSERSKVTESHLLLIEDMAKKLLMEDEVAAVLRHCIRYIQESGVEDLVRPLLAILDRPEKLLLLRDIRSVIAPTDLGRFDSMVVPVELEAYDALKSRTVRSPALRPAQHEIPPKRHLITPVPDFRGSFLLKPVNNEEKGEEEEEETALKDGMKGLQVSPSPRRTRSQSYTPLPDVPVDAYTTSPHISSSAPGGKEPHWIITKHTKTLGSSHHGVPTQEVKSLSQGDGRPGRGRPRTVKSSHGKTTSWGPHGEVQPPKDTLYSVINRPRRARPPLSQLFDEVSATSKTVKTSREDGIPDGPLQNGPSDMKEEEFELLTVHLSKKKQSLGISISGGIESRLQPMVKIEKIFPGGAASLSGELEAGLELVAVEGETLQNVTHQRAVDIIRQAYRNKAKEPMEIVVKVPKKNK from the exons ATGGCACATGTGCCGGATTCATTCCACAGGGATATTGTTTTTCCCACTCATTCTCGGGGCTCCAGCAGCGACGTTAGCACTGCTAACCGCCTCCTGTTGAGCCGGCAGAACCGGCTGGTGAATGGGAACCACCGTGGCTTCCGCACTTCATCTCCCATGGGAAGAGTGATCCTCATCAATACGCCCCTTGAAG CTAACAGTGATGAGAGTGAAGCCATCAATGCAATTACAGTGGAAAAGAGTGCAGATGGGAAATTGGGCTTCAGTGTGCGCGGAGGCTCAGAGCATGGCCTGGGTATATTTGTCAGCAAGGTGGAGGAGGGCAGCAGTGCAG AACAGGCTGGGCTGTGTGTTGGAGATAAAATCACAGAGGTGAATAGTGTGAGCTTGGAGAACATTACAATGGGCAGTGCAGTCAAAGTCCTGACGGGGAATAACCGGCTGCGGATGGTCGTGAGACGCATGGGCAAAGTGCCAGGGATAAAGTTCTCCAGAGAAAAGACCACATG GGTTGATGTGGTCAACCGGCGCCTGATTGTGGAAAGGAGTAGTTCAGCTTTATCAGACACCAGCTCTGAGATTGGAAGACGGAGAATTGTCCACCTCTACACCACGTCAGATGATTACTGCTTAGGTTTCAACATCCGTGGGGGAAAGGAGTATGGCCTTGGCATTTATGTCTCCAA AGTAGATCCTGGAGGGCTGGCTGAACAACACGGGATCAAAGTCGGTGACCAAGTCCTTGCAGCCAACGGAGTCAAGTTTGATGACATCAGCCATAGCAAGGCAGTGGAAGTGCTAAAGGGGCAGACCCACATCATGATGACCATCAAG GAGACAGGGAGGTTCCCAGCTTACAAGGAAATGGTGGCTGAGTACTGCTGGCTCAACAGAA TGACCAATGGCCAGTTGCAGCAGCTGTCCCAGACCTCAGAGTCCAGTTCCTCTGTGTCATCCTACTCCTCAGGAACCCCCTTCAGCTCCATAAATGGCCTCTTCATGGCCCCAGTTCCTAACCCAGCTCAAAATAGTATGGTGGACATTGGCATCTCTGCTGAATTGCCAGTCCGGAGCCACTCTTCAGAAAGGGCAGAGACTGCCATGCAGACTGATCCACTGCCTGACGCAATTTCCTTTACGGGGAGCCTGGTGACTGAGACCCGTAGGATCATACGACCCATGGAAATCCTAAAAGACACAGCCATACGCACTGAGAGCTCCAAGGACTCCTTCTACCTGAAGAAGCACCGGCCTCTTGCTGGCAAAGAGATGACAGACCCCTCCCCCAAAACTGCACTCCTTCTGGCACTCAGTCGCCCACGACAGCCCATCAAGAGATCACAGAGCTATCTGACCATCTATG AGGAGAAACgccagagaaagaaggaaaagccaGTATCCCCAGAGAAGAAAACCACCCTCAAACGCTCCAAAACTCTTATGAACCTGTTCTTTAAAACTTCCAAGTCAGGGAAGCCAGGTTCAGCAGCTGGGTCACCAGAAACACCGAGGCGGGCCAAGTCTCCAGCAAggtcagaggaagacaaag TTAGCGTTGTACAGAAGTTTGTCAGCTGGACTCTGAAACGGG AAAAAGGCCGCCCATTCAGTCCCCTGGGCTCGAAAGCTTCCCTGCTGTCATCTCCACACCACAATGACAGTGAGCGCAGCAAAGTCACAGAAAGCCACCTACTGCTGATTGAAGACATGGCCAAGAAGCTGTTGATGGAAGATGAAGTAGCTGCTGTGCTGAGGCATTGCATCCGG TACATCCAGGAAAGTGGTGTGGAAGATTTGGTGAGGCCACTCCTAGCAATTCTTGATCGCCCTGAGAAGTTGCTTCTTCTCAGAGATATCAG GAGTGTGATAGCCCCCACAGATCTGGGCCGCTTTGACAGTATGGTTGTGCCTGTAGAGCTTGAAGCCTATGATGCACTGAAAAGCAGAACAG TGAGGTCACCTGCTCTCCGCCCAGCACAGCATGAAATACCTCCGAAGAGACATCTTATCACCCCAGTGCCTG ATTTCAGGGGCAGCTTCCTTCTCAAGCCAGTGAACAAtgaagaaaagggggaggaggaggaagaagagactgCTTTGAAGGATGGGATGAAAGGATTGCAGGTCTCTCCCAGCCCCAGACGGACTCGCTCCCAAAGCTACACCCCTCTTCCTGATGTGCCAGTGGATGCCTACACAACCTCCCCCCACATCTCCTCCTCAGCTCCTGGTGGCAAGGAACCCCACTGGATTATCACTAAGCACACAAAAACGTTAGGAAGCTCCCATCATGGTGTGCCCACTCAGGAAGTGAAGTCCCTCAGTCAAGGGGATGGACGACCTGGCAGAGGGAGGCCTCGTACAGTAAAGTCAAGCCATGGTAAAACCACATCATGGGGTCCACATGGGGAAGTCCAGCCTCCCAAGGATACCTTGTACTCAGTGATCAACAGGCCACGCAGAGCTAGGCCCCCACTATCACAGCTCTTTGATGAGGTCTCAGCAACTAGTAAGACAGTCAAAACATCAAGAGAGGATGGGATCCCAGATGGCCCACTCCAAAATGGCCCCAGTGAtatgaaggaggaggaatttGAGTTGCTGACTGTCCACCTATCCAAGAAAAAGCAATCACTGG GGATCAGCATTTCAGGGGGAATCGAATCCCGACTGCAACCCATGGTAAAGATTGAGAAGATTTTTCCTGGAGGAGCAGCATCACTGAGTGGAGAACTGGAG GCTGGTCTTGAGCTAGTTGCTGTGGAAGGAGAGACCCTGCAAAATGTTACACATCAGCGAGCAGTCGACATAATCCGCCAGGCTTATCGCAACAAAGCCAAGGAACCCATGGAAATTGTGGTGAAGGTGCCGAAGAAAAATAAGTAA